A window of the Streptomyces sp. NBC_01351 genome harbors these coding sequences:
- a CDS encoding DEAD/DEAH box helicase encodes MTLIDQLPPNADPDALFEAFSSWAEDQGITLYPAQEEALIEVVSGANVILSTPTGSGKSLVAAGAHFTALAQDKVTFYTAPIKALVSEKFFDLCKLFGTENVGMLTGDASVNADAPVICCTAEVLASIALRDGKHADIGQVVMDEFHFYAEPDRGWAWQIPLLELPQAQFVLMSATLGDMKRFEEDLTRRTGRPTTVVRSATRPVPLSYEYVTTPITDTITELLETRQAPVYIVHFTQAQAVERAQSLMSINMCTREEKDKIQDLLGNFRFTTKFGQNLSRYVRHGIGVHHAGMLPKYRRLVEKLAQAGLLKVICGTDTLGVGVNVPIRTVLFTALTKYDGNRVRTLRAREFHQIAGRAGRAGFDTAGYVVAQAPEHVIENEKALAKAGDDPKKRRKVVRKKAPEGFVAWSDTTFEKLIAADPEALTSRFKVTNIMLLSVIARPGDAFQAMRHLLEDNHEPRKAQLRHIRRAFAIYRSLLDGGVVEKLDTPDAEGRTIRLTVDLQQDFALNQPLSTFALASFDLLDPESPSYALDMVSVVESTLDDPRQILAAQQNKERGMAVGQMKADGIEYEERMERLQDITYPKPLDELLFHAYDVYAKSHPWVRDHPVSPKSIIRDMYERAMTFTEFTAYYELARTEGIVLRYLASAFKALDHTIPDDLKSEDLQDLIEWLGELVRQVDSSLLDEWEQLANPEVETAEQAQEKADQVKPVTANARAFRVLVRNAMFRRVELAALDHVNVLGELDAESGWDADAWGDAMDGYWDEYDDLGTGPDARGPKLLQIEEDAQHGLWRVRQTFADPNGDHGWGISAEVDLAASDEEGRAVIRVTSVGELGAL; translated from the coding sequence GTGACCCTCATTGATCAGCTCCCGCCGAACGCCGACCCCGACGCCCTCTTCGAGGCTTTCTCCTCGTGGGCCGAGGACCAGGGCATCACCCTGTACCCGGCTCAGGAGGAGGCGCTGATCGAGGTCGTCTCCGGGGCGAACGTGATCCTGTCCACCCCGACCGGCTCCGGCAAGAGCCTCGTCGCCGCCGGCGCGCACTTCACCGCCCTCGCCCAGGACAAGGTCACCTTCTACACCGCGCCGATCAAGGCGCTGGTGTCGGAGAAGTTCTTCGACCTGTGCAAGCTCTTCGGCACGGAGAACGTCGGCATGCTGACCGGCGACGCGTCCGTGAACGCGGACGCCCCGGTGATCTGCTGTACCGCCGAGGTGCTGGCCTCGATCGCGCTGCGCGACGGCAAGCACGCCGACATCGGCCAGGTCGTGATGGACGAGTTCCACTTCTACGCCGAGCCGGACCGCGGCTGGGCGTGGCAGATCCCGCTGCTGGAGCTGCCGCAGGCGCAGTTCGTGCTGATGTCGGCGACCCTCGGCGACATGAAGCGGTTCGAGGAGGACCTGACCCGGCGCACCGGGCGTCCGACCACGGTGGTCCGCTCCGCGACCCGGCCCGTCCCGCTGTCGTACGAGTACGTCACCACGCCCATCACCGACACGATCACCGAGCTGCTGGAGACCCGGCAGGCGCCGGTCTACATCGTTCACTTCACCCAGGCCCAGGCGGTCGAGCGGGCGCAGTCGCTCATGAGCATCAACATGTGCACCCGCGAGGAGAAGGACAAGATCCAGGACCTGCTCGGCAACTTCCGCTTCACCACCAAGTTCGGCCAGAACCTCTCGCGCTACGTCCGGCACGGCATCGGTGTCCACCACGCCGGCATGCTGCCCAAGTACCGGCGCCTGGTGGAGAAGCTGGCGCAGGCCGGTCTGCTGAAGGTCATCTGCGGCACCGACACCCTCGGCGTCGGTGTCAACGTCCCGATCCGCACGGTGCTGTTCACCGCGCTCACCAAGTACGACGGCAACCGGGTCCGTACGCTGCGCGCCCGCGAGTTCCACCAGATCGCCGGCCGCGCCGGCCGGGCCGGTTTCGACACGGCGGGCTACGTGGTCGCCCAGGCGCCCGAGCACGTCATCGAGAACGAGAAGGCCCTGGCGAAGGCGGGCGACGACCCGAAGAAGCGCCGCAAGGTGGTCCGCAAGAAGGCCCCCGAGGGCTTCGTCGCCTGGTCGGACACCACCTTCGAGAAGCTGATCGCGGCCGACCCGGAGGCGCTGACCTCGCGGTTCAAGGTCACCAACATCATGCTCCTGTCGGTCATCGCCCGGCCGGGCGACGCCTTCCAGGCGATGCGCCACCTCCTGGAGGACAACCACGAGCCGCGCAAGGCCCAGCTGCGGCACATCCGCAGGGCCTTCGCGATCTACCGCTCGCTGCTGGACGGCGGCGTGGTCGAGAAGCTCGACACCCCGGACGCGGAGGGGCGGACGATCCGGCTCACCGTCGACCTCCAGCAGGACTTCGCGCTCAACCAGCCGCTGTCCACCTTCGCCCTGGCCTCCTTCGACCTGCTGGACCCGGAGTCCCCCTCCTACGCCCTGGACATGGTGTCGGTCGTGGAGTCCACGCTGGACGACCCGCGCCAGATCCTGGCCGCCCAGCAGAACAAGGAACGCGGCATGGCGGTCGGCCAGATGAAGGCCGACGGGATCGAGTACGAGGAGCGGATGGAGCGGCTCCAGGACATCACCTATCCCAAGCCTCTCGACGAGCTGCTCTTCCACGCCTATGACGTGTACGCCAAGAGCCACCCGTGGGTGCGGGACCACCCGGTCTCCCCGAAGTCGATCATCCGCGACATGTACGAACGCGCGATGACCTTCACCGAGTTCACCGCGTACTACGAACTGGCCCGTACCGAGGGCATCGTGCTGCGCTACCTGGCGAGCGCGTTCAAGGCCCTGGACCACACCATCCCGGACGACCTCAAGTCCGAGGACCTGCAGGACCTGATCGAATGGCTCGGCGAGCTGGTCCGCCAGGTCGACTCCAGCCTGCTGGACGAGTGGGAGCAGCTGGCGAACCCGGAGGTGGAGACGGCGGAGCAGGCCCAGGAGAAGGCCGACCAGGTGAAGCCGGTCACCGCGAACGCGCGCGCCTTCCGCGTCCTGGTCCGCAACGCCATGTTCCGCCGGGTGGAGCTCGCCGCCCTGGATCACGTCAACGTGCTGGGCGAGCTGGACGCCGAGTCGGGCTGGGACGCCGACGCCTGGGGCGACGCCATGGACGGGTACTGGGACGAGTACGACGACCTGGGCACCGGTCCCGACGCGCGCGGCCCGAAGCTGCTGCAGATCGAGGAGGACGCCCAGCACGGCCTGTGGCGCGTCCGGCAGACCTTCGCCGACCCCAACGGGGACCATGGCTGGGGCATCAGTGCCGAGGTCGACCTCGCGGCTTCCGACGAGGAGGGCCGGGCCGTCATCCGGGTCACCTCGGTGGGCGAGCTCGGCGCGCTCTGA
- a CDS encoding metal-dependent hydrolase yields the protein MMGPAHSLSGAAAWLGVGAATAAAGHPMPWPVLVVGALICAGAALAPDLDHKSATISRAFGPLSRGLCEVVDKISYAVYKATRSKKDARRTGGHRTLTHTWLWAVLIGGGASAIAVTADRWGVLALLFVHLVLAVEGLLWRAARMSSDVLVWLLGATSAWILAGVLDQPGNGANWLFTGTGQEYLWLGLPIVLGALVHDIGDALTVSGCPVLWPLPIAGKRWYPLGPPKAIRFRAGSWVELKVLMPVFVLLGGFGGASALGFI from the coding sequence ATGATGGGTCCGGCGCACTCACTGTCCGGGGCAGCGGCCTGGCTGGGGGTGGGCGCCGCGACCGCGGCCGCCGGGCACCCCATGCCGTGGCCCGTCCTCGTCGTCGGCGCACTGATCTGCGCGGGAGCGGCTCTCGCCCCCGACCTCGACCACAAGTCGGCGACGATCTCGCGCGCCTTCGGCCCGCTGTCCCGGGGCCTGTGCGAGGTGGTCGACAAGATCTCCTACGCCGTCTACAAGGCGACCCGCTCCAAGAAGGACGCCCGCCGCACCGGCGGCCACCGCACGCTGACCCACACCTGGCTCTGGGCGGTCCTGATCGGCGGCGGGGCCTCCGCGATCGCCGTCACCGCCGACCGCTGGGGCGTGCTCGCGCTGCTCTTCGTCCACCTGGTACTGGCGGTCGAAGGGCTGCTGTGGCGGGCGGCGCGGATGTCCAGCGACGTCCTGGTCTGGCTGCTCGGCGCCACCAGCGCGTGGATCCTGGCCGGGGTCCTCGACCAGCCCGGCAACGGAGCGAACTGGCTGTTCACCGGAACCGGCCAGGAGTACCTCTGGCTCGGCCTGCCGATCGTGCTCGGGGCCCTGGTCCACGACATCGGAGACGCGCTCACCGTCTCAGGCTGCCCGGTCCTGTGGCCCCTTCCGATCGCGGGGAAGCGCTGGTACCCCCTCGGTCCGCCGAAGGCGATCCGCTTCCGGGCCGGCAGCTGGGTGGAGCTCAAGGTCCTGATGCCGGTGTTCGTCCTGCTGGGCGGCTTCGGCGGCGCCTCCGCACTCGGTTTCATCTAG
- a CDS encoding ABC transporter ATP-binding protein — MQISDLPYPDPGVPDARSGPRFLLWLGRGQLGGQFKSLAWGMLHFTGIAGLPYAVGLGVDAVVRRDSGRLLLVGGLLVLIGIAISLGDAMLHRTAVTNWITAAARVQQLLARKTAELGSALTRRVAAGEVVAVSTGDVEKIGWFVEAVSRFLAAVFSIVLVCVGLVFYAPELGVVVAVGVPLIALAALPLLPRATKRADVQREKAGKATELASDTVAGLRVLRGIGGEELFLGRYREASQEVRKAAVRSARMWALIAAIQVLLPGALLITVVWYGATLVLDGRIAVGELVAAFSAVATMLYPLRHFEEIAMAYSFSRPSAKRAARVLSLTRHDPAGHAPGAEAPEPPAPGGDLYDPQTGLLAPTGRFTAVVCGDPDVAGRLADRLGGHPTDTAADTAPGPSVLLGGVALDELALDDARRLVLVQDKDPVLLSGTLRELFDVPASGAVDSGDALAAAQCADVLDALLQSAPDGIDDPMDARITERGRSLSGGQRQRLALARSLVTDPEVLVLDEPTSAVDSHTEARIADGVAALRAGRTTVVLASSPLLLDRADRVVLIDGGTVAAVGTHRELLGSEPLYRAVVTRETEEEQELAGLRLTDLHERLTEIEESA, encoded by the coding sequence ATGCAGATCAGCGATCTTCCGTATCCGGATCCCGGGGTACCCGACGCTCGCTCAGGCCCCCGCTTCCTCCTGTGGCTGGGGCGCGGTCAGCTCGGCGGCCAGTTCAAGAGCCTGGCCTGGGGAATGCTGCACTTCACGGGCATCGCCGGCCTGCCGTACGCGGTGGGCCTGGGCGTCGACGCGGTCGTCCGGCGCGACTCCGGCCGGCTGCTGCTCGTCGGCGGACTGCTCGTGCTGATCGGCATCGCCATCTCGCTGGGCGACGCCATGCTGCACCGCACGGCCGTCACCAACTGGATCACCGCCGCCGCGCGCGTGCAGCAGCTGCTCGCGCGCAAGACGGCCGAGCTCGGCTCCGCCCTGACCCGGCGGGTCGCGGCCGGCGAGGTGGTCGCGGTCTCCACCGGCGACGTGGAGAAGATCGGCTGGTTCGTCGAGGCGGTCTCCCGCTTCCTCGCGGCCGTCTTCTCGATCGTCCTCGTCTGTGTGGGCCTGGTGTTCTACGCACCCGAGCTGGGCGTGGTCGTCGCGGTCGGCGTGCCGCTGATCGCCCTGGCCGCGCTCCCGTTGCTGCCGCGCGCGACCAAGCGCGCCGACGTCCAGCGGGAGAAGGCGGGCAAGGCGACCGAGCTGGCCTCCGACACCGTCGCGGGGCTGCGCGTCCTGCGTGGCATCGGCGGTGAGGAGCTGTTCCTCGGCCGCTACCGCGAGGCCTCGCAGGAGGTCCGCAAGGCCGCCGTGCGCAGTGCCCGGATGTGGGCGCTGATCGCCGCGATCCAGGTGCTGCTGCCGGGCGCGCTGCTGATCACGGTGGTCTGGTACGGGGCCACGCTCGTCCTGGACGGGCGGATCGCGGTCGGTGAACTCGTCGCCGCGTTCAGCGCGGTGGCGACGATGCTGTACCCGCTTCGCCACTTCGAGGAGATCGCCATGGCGTACTCCTTCTCGCGTCCCTCCGCCAAGCGGGCCGCCAGGGTGCTGTCGCTGACCCGGCACGACCCCGCCGGGCACGCGCCGGGCGCCGAGGCGCCGGAGCCGCCGGCTCCGGGCGGGGACCTGTACGACCCGCAGACCGGGCTGCTGGCCCCCACGGGCCGGTTCACCGCCGTGGTGTGCGGGGACCCGGACGTGGCGGGCCGGCTCGCGGACCGCCTCGGCGGCCATCCCACGGACACGGCCGCCGACACCGCTCCGGGGCCCTCGGTGCTGCTGGGCGGGGTCGCGCTGGACGAACTCGCACTGGACGACGCGCGCCGCCTGGTGCTCGTACAGGACAAGGATCCGGTGCTGCTGTCCGGGACGCTGCGGGAGCTGTTCGACGTACCGGCTTCCGGTGCGGTGGACTCCGGCGACGCGCTCGCGGCCGCCCAGTGCGCGGACGTCCTGGACGCGCTGCTGCAGTCGGCGCCGGACGGCATCGACGACCCGATGGACGCACGGATCACCGAGCGCGGCCGGTCACTGTCCGGCGGGCAGCGCCAGCGGCTCGCGCTGGCCCGGTCCCTGGTCACCGACCCGGAGGTGCTGGTCCTCGACGAGCCGACCTCGGCGGTCGACTCGCACACCGAGGCACGGATCGCCGACGGTGTGGCGGCCCTGCGCGCCGGCCGGACCACGGTGGTGCTGGCGTCCTCGCCGCTGCTGCTGGACCGCGCCGACCGGGTGGTCCTCATCGACGGGGGCACGGTGGCGGCGGTGGGCACGCACCGCGAACTGCTGGGCTCCGAACCGCTCTACCGGGCGGTCGTCACCCGCGAGACGGAAGAGGAGCAGGAGCTCGCCGGGCTCCGGCTGACGGACCTGCACGAACGACTCACAGAGATCGAGGAATCCGCATGA
- a CDS encoding ABC transporter ATP-binding protein: protein MIGVAPPEYDPAAPETAATLPVGTSATVRGYVRGLFRRHRRAFLALVGVNAVAVIASMVGPYLLGRVVDDLATGARELHLGRVALLFALALVVQAFFVRLVRLRGAMLGEEMLADLREDFLVRSVGLPPGVLERAGTGDLLSRITTDIDRLANAMREAVPQLAIGVVWVSLLFGALAVTAPPLALASLVALPVLVIGCRWYFKRAPSAYRSESAGYAAVAAALTETVDAGRTVEAHRLGPERIARSERRISQWVAWERYTLFLRTVLFPVVNVTFMTILGSVLMIGGYCVLQGWMTVGQLTTGALLAQMMVDPIGLILRWYDELQVAQVSLARLVGVREIEPDAGDAKVSPEGRDVRADAVHFGYREGVDVLHQVSMAVPPGTRMALVGPSGAGKSTLGRLLAGIYAPRSGEVTLGGAQLARMTAERVREHVALVNQEHHVFVGSLRDNLRLARTGAGDAELWEALGAVDADGWARALEAGLDTEVGSGGTALTPAQAQQIALARLVLADPHTLVLDEATSLLDPRAARHLERSLARVLEGRTVIAIAHRLHTAHDADVIAVVEGGRISELGSHEELVAADGAYAALWRSWHG from the coding sequence ATGATCGGCGTGGCGCCGCCGGAGTACGACCCGGCTGCCCCCGAGACGGCCGCGACCCTGCCCGTGGGCACGTCGGCGACCGTACGGGGCTATGTGCGCGGCCTGTTCCGACGCCACCGGCGTGCCTTCCTGGCGCTGGTGGGCGTCAACGCGGTCGCGGTGATCGCCTCCATGGTCGGCCCGTACCTGCTGGGCCGGGTCGTGGACGACCTCGCCACGGGGGCGCGCGAGCTCCATCTGGGGCGCGTGGCACTGCTGTTCGCGCTGGCTCTCGTGGTGCAGGCGTTCTTCGTCCGGCTGGTCCGGCTGCGCGGGGCGATGCTCGGCGAGGAGATGCTGGCCGATCTGCGCGAGGACTTCCTGGTGCGGTCGGTGGGCCTGCCGCCGGGCGTGCTGGAGCGGGCCGGTACCGGTGACCTGCTGTCGCGGATCACCACCGACATCGACCGGCTGGCCAACGCGATGCGGGAGGCCGTGCCCCAGCTGGCCATCGGCGTGGTGTGGGTGTCGCTGCTCTTCGGGGCGCTCGCGGTGACCGCGCCGCCGCTGGCGCTGGCCTCGCTGGTGGCGCTGCCGGTGCTGGTGATCGGCTGCCGCTGGTACTTCAAGCGGGCCCCTTCGGCGTACCGCTCGGAGTCGGCCGGCTACGCGGCGGTCGCGGCGGCACTGACGGAGACGGTGGACGCGGGCCGCACGGTCGAGGCGCACCGCCTCGGGCCGGAGCGGATCGCGCGGTCGGAGCGGCGGATCTCGCAGTGGGTCGCGTGGGAGCGGTACACACTGTTCCTCCGGACGGTCCTGTTCCCCGTCGTCAACGTCACGTTCATGACGATCCTCGGGTCGGTGCTGATGATCGGCGGCTACTGCGTGCTGCAGGGCTGGATGACGGTGGGGCAGCTGACCACGGGCGCGCTGCTGGCGCAGATGATGGTCGACCCGATCGGTCTGATCCTGCGCTGGTACGACGAACTGCAGGTGGCGCAGGTTTCGTTGGCGCGCCTGGTGGGCGTGCGGGAGATCGAGCCGGACGCGGGGGACGCGAAGGTGTCGCCCGAAGGCCGGGACGTACGCGCCGATGCCGTCCACTTCGGCTACCGGGAGGGCGTGGACGTCCTGCACCAGGTGTCGATGGCCGTGCCGCCGGGCACCCGGATGGCGCTCGTCGGCCCGTCGGGCGCGGGCAAGTCCACCTTGGGCCGGCTGCTCGCCGGCATCTACGCGCCCCGGAGCGGCGAGGTCACGCTCGGCGGGGCGCAACTGGCGCGGATGACGGCGGAGCGGGTGCGCGAGCACGTGGCGCTGGTCAACCAGGAGCACCACGTCTTCGTCGGCTCGCTCCGGGACAACCTCCGCCTGGCACGGACGGGCGCCGGGGACGCCGAGTTGTGGGAGGCGCTGGGCGCGGTGGACGCGGACGGCTGGGCGCGGGCCCTGGAGGCCGGCCTGGACACCGAGGTGGGCTCGGGCGGCACGGCGCTGACTCCGGCGCAGGCGCAGCAGATCGCGCTGGCCCGGCTGGTGCTGGCGGACCCGCACACACTGGTGCTGGACGAGGCGACCTCGCTGCTGGATCCGCGCGCGGCACGGCACTTGGAGCGCTCGCTGGCGCGGGTGCTGGAGGGCCGTACGGTCATCGCCATCGCCCACCGGCTGCACACGGCGCACGACGCGGACGTGATCGCGGTGGTGGAGGGCGGTCGGATCAGCGAACTCGGCTCGCACGAGGAGTTGGTCGCGGCCGACGGGGCCTATGCGGCGCTGTGGCGGTCCTGGCACGGATGA
- the helR gene encoding RNA polymerase recycling motor ATPase HelR, protein MRASTRTTSAFDLPDHLSPKADPTLIEGDEQHFAAISESLEQSIAEVSDRLDAARLAPGGIGREAMDRDTEIHRLTGRLRALRRFGLDLCLGRIVGTDSPEPVYIGRLGLTDSTGRRLLLDWRSPAAEPFFAATHANPMGLSSRRRYRWTRGRITDYWDEVFNADGLEGHAALDDQSAFIASLGGNRSSRMRDVLGTIQADQDAIIRAGSRGALVVDGGPGTGKTVVALHRTAHLLYSDPRLGHRRGGVLFVGPHRPYLDYVADVLPSLGEEGVQTCTVRDLVEEGAGAPAEADPEVARLKASADMVKAVEPAVALYEEPPAKGMWVETHWSDIWLSPEEWAAAFEAPEPGTPHNEARDLIWEELVTILLDKHDGDEVSPQLFRRSLRQNRELVTTLNNAWPMLEATDLVGDLWSVPAYLRKCAPWLGPDDVVKLQRSDAHAWTVSDLPLLDAARQRLGDPEASKRQRRHEAAVAAERARLANVIDSVLEADADGEGAVTMLRGKDLQDSLIDETALPGTDRDLLVGPFAHIVVDEAQELTDAEWQMLLLRCPSRSFTIVGDRAQARNGFTESWRERLERIGLDRIELASLGINYRTPEEVMAEAEPVIRAVLPDANVPASIRSSGVPVGRGSVSDLDSILGAWLGANTDGIACVIGEPSFPGTSRVRSLTPTLSKGLEFDLVVLVDPSRFGEGVEGAVDRYVAMTRATRQLVILTSS, encoded by the coding sequence GTGCGAGCTTCGACCCGTACCACCAGCGCGTTCGACCTTCCCGATCACCTCTCGCCCAAGGCCGACCCCACGCTGATCGAGGGCGACGAGCAGCACTTCGCGGCCATCTCCGAGAGCCTGGAGCAGTCCATCGCCGAGGTGTCCGACCGCCTCGACGCGGCGCGCCTGGCGCCCGGAGGGATCGGCCGTGAGGCGATGGACCGGGACACCGAGATCCACCGTCTCACCGGCCGGCTGCGCGCCCTGCGCCGCTTCGGTCTGGACCTCTGCCTCGGTCGTATCGTCGGCACGGACAGCCCCGAGCCCGTGTACATCGGGCGCCTCGGCCTGACCGACAGCACGGGGCGCCGACTGCTGCTCGACTGGCGCTCGCCCGCGGCCGAGCCGTTCTTCGCGGCGACCCACGCCAACCCGATGGGCCTGTCGAGCCGCCGCAGGTACCGCTGGACCCGCGGCCGGATCACCGACTACTGGGACGAGGTGTTCAACGCCGACGGGCTCGAAGGGCACGCCGCGCTCGACGACCAGTCCGCCTTCATCGCGAGCCTGGGCGGCAACCGCTCGTCCCGGATGCGCGACGTGCTCGGCACCATCCAGGCCGATCAGGACGCCATCATCCGGGCGGGATCCCGCGGCGCCCTCGTCGTCGACGGCGGCCCCGGTACGGGCAAGACCGTCGTCGCGCTGCACCGCACCGCCCACCTGCTGTACTCCGACCCCCGTCTCGGTCATCGTCGGGGCGGCGTGCTGTTCGTCGGTCCGCACCGGCCTTACCTCGACTACGTCGCCGACGTGCTGCCCAGCCTCGGCGAGGAGGGCGTGCAGACCTGCACCGTGCGGGACCTCGTCGAGGAGGGGGCGGGGGCACCGGCCGAGGCGGACCCGGAGGTGGCCCGCCTGAAGGCGTCCGCGGACATGGTGAAGGCGGTGGAGCCGGCCGTCGCCCTCTACGAGGAGCCGCCCGCCAAGGGGATGTGGGTCGAGACCCACTGGTCCGACATCTGGCTGAGCCCCGAGGAGTGGGCCGCGGCGTTCGAAGCCCCGGAACCGGGAACCCCGCACAACGAGGCGCGCGACCTGATCTGGGAGGAGCTCGTCACGATCCTGCTGGACAAGCACGACGGCGACGAGGTCTCGCCCCAGCTGTTCCGCAGGTCCCTGCGGCAGAACCGGGAGCTGGTGACGACCCTGAACAACGCGTGGCCGATGCTCGAGGCGACCGACCTCGTCGGCGATCTGTGGTCCGTACCCGCCTACCTGCGCAAGTGCGCTCCGTGGCTCGGCCCCGATGACGTCGTGAAGCTGCAGCGCTCGGACGCCCACGCCTGGACGGTGTCCGACCTGCCGCTCCTGGACGCGGCGCGGCAGCGGCTCGGCGACCCGGAGGCGTCGAAGCGCCAGCGGCGCCACGAGGCCGCCGTCGCCGCCGAACGCGCGCGCCTGGCCAACGTCATCGACAGCGTGCTCGAAGCCGATGCCGACGGTGAGGGCGCAGTAACGATGCTGCGCGGGAAGGACCTGCAGGACAGCCTGATCGACGAGACGGCGCTGCCCGGCACCGACCGGGACCTGCTCGTCGGCCCGTTCGCGCACATCGTGGTGGACGAGGCCCAGGAACTGACCGACGCGGAGTGGCAGATGCTGCTGCTGCGCTGCCCGTCGCGGAGCTTCACCATCGTCGGGGACCGCGCCCAGGCCAGGAACGGGTTCACCGAGTCGTGGCGGGAGCGGCTGGAGCGGATCGGGCTCGACCGGATCGAGCTGGCTTCCCTGGGCATCAACTACCGGACGCCGGAAGAGGTCATGGCGGAAGCCGAGCCCGTCATCCGAGCCGTGCTGCCGGACGCCAACGTGCCGGCCTCCATCCGCAGCAGCGGCGTCCCCGTCGGCCGCGGATCCGTTTCGGACCTGGATTCGATCCTCGGCGCCTGGCTCGGCGCCAACACCGACGGGATCGCCTGCGTCATCGGGGAGCCGTCGTTCCCCGGGACGTCGCGCGTCCGGTCGCTGACCCCGACCCTCTCGAAGGGGCTCGAATTCGACCTGGTCGTCCTCGTCGACCCTTCGAGGTTCGGCGAGGGCGTCGAAGGGGCGGTCGACCGCTATGTGGCGATGACCCGTGCGACCCGGCAGCTCGTCATCCTGACGAGCTCCTGA